In the genome of Crassostrea angulata isolate pt1a10 chromosome 6, ASM2561291v2, whole genome shotgun sequence, the window CTGGgttttttacttgtttttttttaataatctggtcttcaaaaacgatgctacatgccttttaagggacatggtcacggttttggtaaaaaaaatttttttagtttatatgatttacaatgctttaggaatgcttTTCGAGTgctcaaatgaaatttgagagtcagtcgtagagttataagtaTTACTAAGATatagggctcacaattctttatcATATAAACAGGGCTTTGTTTCTGTTAacggttcaatataccagttaaGAGAaactttttcaagctgatttgtgtATTCTGTgaatcttcttattcattttatgcGTAagtaaacagttcctaacgttcaACACATTCAAATTAGGTGTAAAACTtgattttcacttcaacattcgaaatgtaaacaaaagcatgtttacatagcaaataattgtaagctctgttttcgcttataactcaacgaatgacactcaaatgttGGTTACCCATGAAAAATGCCTTACTGGAgcaatcggaaaaataatttttgaccaaatcattaccatgcccctttaaactcCGCTCAATGTGACACCTCTCGTGTTCAAAACGTTATCCTAACTCTTTACATTATATGAAATGCGCAGTTTAATGTCTGAAGTTTAATAACACCTTATCTTATGACGGGTTTTACCTGCAAATTCCACCACTGTGCAGTAATGAAAAATTGTGTTGAATGTTTTTAACATTCAAACAAAGGGCCTAAAGATGCATGTATGATCGCTATGCTGATTTTTTGCTATAGCAATTGAGTTCTTATATACTTCCCAATTCGTGTAACCAATTTCAGTAACCATACCGTAcactcaataaaaaaaatgagtcAGATCAATTATATCATTTCTATGTTATATTAAAAGCAGTATTTTGGGTATTTCATTGACTAAAgcaaaaaatagatataaacataaacactaaaatgctttttttggtGCTTCAGTGGGGCTGCAAAGGTATCAAACATTGCAAACATATACATAGTATAGTATATATCTcgtgaaaaacatttttttttaaatatagtttggtctcaaatattgtattttttacatATCCTTCGAAACAGAGTATCTCTGTCTAGCCCGGCAACTTAAAAGATTGTTTCAACTGAAATTGAAGTCTCTATACTTACATGCGTGAATATAGacattttgtcaataaattacGAAATGCATGCACCAGAGTAACTGTTTActcatttcatatttcaaacaCCCTTTCcgtttaaaaaaattccttgAGCATGTAAGATATACAATAAGTTGACATTTAAGTAAGCTAGAACAAAAATATACGCCacttataattaaaatcaactccaatttagattttttatcaTTGTCCGCTTAATGTCAAGGCAATtggttttttattcattttaatttataaatatttgttaggaaaatcaattaagaaaaaaaaaccaacctaaattatacaaaaaatattttggttaacATGCAATGCCTATTGATGTGTAAAGTGTTATTTCCCACGCTTGTTCAGCCTATCATAGTTTTACTATAAATAGAACATTTTCTAACAGAACGGGGTTGTCGtttgtaaatatgaattatGTAACCAGTACCCTGACACGTGACTTTGGcgtgttttcatttttgaaaaaagacgGAAAGGGGTAATTTCTAAACTGATATTTCTAAGTATTTAAACAGAAAGAACATTTCCCGCCAAATCAATCATTGTTTGGGACCTACAGAAGTATAAAGGTAAGTTACCTTGATGTTTCATAATAAAACTACATTTGGAATACAAATtgctttttaaaacttttcttcCCTGTCTTATCATAATGTAAATATCCCGTGTCAATATTTGAAAACTAGGTAAGGGTAAAATTGCAGataatatttagaaataaaaaagaatcgTTTTCCACTATTTATAAAACCATCTCAAAATAATCTCATACATAATagagaaagtaaaaaaaaatgacgttgaAGAGTGAAATCTTTTAGAAAACATCTCGTCATCACGTATTGGCTTGAGTTTAACTGCAGGTAACACAATGCTGGCCGCTtgagatttaaattttaatctcttaaaaaaatccatgtttttcaatatttaacaaGTCAAGTTTGTTATCCTGCTAAAATATTATCAAGAGTGAGAcagattttgggttttttatttTACGAAATCGAAGCATGAGTGAAGATAtggaaacaaattaaaattctttCTCAGTAGTGAAACGCCTTCCGTATATAacttaaaatattgaattttctgtGTATTTCAATTTTCCCGGTTTTTGTACCTCCCCATATTAGCCGTCTCTTGTTGAAGCcatgtaaaacaatataaattgcATGGTGAATATATGTTTATAGAAAATTCACAGAATGACCAAAACAACAGAATTGAACAATTAAacaacataaataaaacatcattAGAATgatatcattctttgaatatcttagatacaatatttttttccttaaaaaagagaaaaaaaaagatcgtACATAAATATCGAGGAACCAATTACTATAGAAAAAGAAttaaagggatttttttttctaatttgaaaaGACATTTAAGATATATACGAgatgtacatgtgtaaataataattttttttaatgtttttatcaatacgatgatttagctaccATCGAAATGCAAAATTCGCCGAGACTTCAACTTAGTGCATTTTGTATTTCTTGAGTAACTTATTCACCCTATTTATAGCCTTAAATACAGCAATAATTGTAGAGCATTTATGGCATGTCAAACGTTGCAATATTTTATCCTTTCCATTTGTGTCTtgcctaaattttcatttctattgtataattttctttttgtattctataaCTTTCTACTTAATTCTATGTTATTCCTTTTgcattgtataatttttatttgtattctaAGATTTTCCAGGTCTTTTTCATTGCATAAATTTCTTTCTATTAGCATggtgaaatatttcttttggtTTGTTTCAAAAGATTTCATTAGTTATTGTTATCCTTTATCAAAGTGGGTAATACTAAGGTGCCTGAAATTTGCTGTATCTTGTTTGACAGGTTATTAAGCTATTTTTAGCAAACAAATTGAATGTCTTTATAACTTATCGGCTTTATTACCGGCTGGGGTTGTTACAACCGccgaaaatttttaaactttgagaTGGTCTCGCTACCTTTGATACCTCTCCCGTTACCTCCTCAAACTCCTGCAGGAGTTACTTCAGTCTTCCTTGAagccaaatttttcaaaaagttaagGCCACGAAGGGAAAGAGAGGAGGGGAGGGGTTGACTCAGATAAGTAAGCATCcaatcatacatgtaaaatctTAATTTGTTCCATGTTGGAACATTTCAAGTGGCTCTGGGTTTCCTAACTGTGTCAACTAACTTATAGGATTTACTAGATTTCAAAGTAATCTTACATCGTTGTAATCCTAAGGCCGATCTCGTTTCTCATACCTCCAAGGTCAATCTCGTTTTTCCCACCTCCAGAGTTACATGTAAAAAGGCTGGATCATTAGTGCGATTCCAATGATgattaaattaatacatgtactttcaattTCTTGTAAAATAACTTTGTATTCATACTTTGTCCTGAGTTTTTGCTTTCATCACTTTTTGCTTAATTTTCGATAATCATGAATACCCTTGTGCTCTAACTACTAGTACGTTCtccacttacatgtatatgaaaaatgtctagattatctgttttgaaacgctcCCTCTCCCGCTACAGGTTTAAAATACACAACCCAATATAGAAAGTCTATAGAAAGATTTTGCAATGCATCATTCATGAAATGGCCCGAATgaaaacgttgaaaaattgtgcaaggtattCCGAGTGAGTTCAGAATGGTGTAAAGAAGTATGCCATACCCATCGTAAATCTccttaagaatttttttctttcctgtcAACTTTTCTTAGTGAAAAATGATTATTTGATaataaagatatcttggatatttttacttttttttattttttagtgtATTTTGTTCACAGGCATCAACAACTTGAGACATGCTATGATTGTCAAAAAGGACTAAGCCAGCTTCCAGGCACTTTAGCATTACCAAGTTCGATAAAGgataatatttattcaataaaatccTTCCTAAAAACTAGGTATACAATACCTATGAAAATTATGccatataaagaattattttacaaaaccagtgtaatattttacaatacaatttaaatttttactatactgagaaatgaaaaataatataatacatatgAAGTTTATACTATGCAAATGAactattatataatacaaatgaaaatgagagttttcaaatgaaaattattaaaatacaaatggaaaagatCGAATATTGCAACGTTTGACGGCTAGCTGAGAAATGAAATTATCAACCCCGTGAAAATATGTGTCTTTATCATTTGCAGCTGTCGGATTGGTACTTCATTGGTTCCAATTACAACAaagttaatcaaattttatcatCAGAAAACGGCTGGTCTCGTTTCGTATACCTCAACGGTCGGTCTCGCTTTTCTTAACTCCCGGAGAAAAGCGAGGTATGTTATATAAATGCCAAATCTCttcaattataattatatacctatcattttaattgttaaaaacaaaatttcaatatgTTTGTAGAATGCAAAACGAAACCGGTAATGTATCAACTACTGTAGCAGCATCACCTTCAAACACTGAGCTGTGCAAGGAATAtacaaatgcaatattttttggttttggAATGTCTCCTTTTGCggtatgtaaatataaagaaagaattatttataaagaaagaaagaaagaaagaaagaaagatagatagatagatagatagatagatagatagatagatagatagatagatagatagatagatagatagatagatagatagatagatagatagatagatagatagattatTTGGGTAAGTTATAAGCCTTGAGTTTCTGAAACGATCTTCCATCAACAATAGTGTTAAATAACTCTTaaataattggaaaaaatgaatttcttcaAAGGATTGGCGTTTGTGTGTAAATACCCAAtagttttatatgtacatttataacacactgtttaacatatataatattgttgagTGGTGACTTAAATAATGAAGTAAggaagtaaaaacaaaaaaaggtaTAGACTTGCATTTCActaaaaaatttccaattttatcATTGCTCTAGGAGGTATACCCCTTTACGTAATTATCTGTGTATATTGTGCATATTCTGTCATTTATTAGGTGTATCATTGTCAAGTACTGGTATATTTCATTACAGATGGTAGCAATTCTAATTATATCCCTATTCGAGCGAAGACGATACAAATCTGATATTTGTTATGGAAAACCCGGACTACcattgtaagttttttttatatagttaacCTTACATTGACCTTACCCTGATTCTGATGGTAATTCttcattattgttattcttcttctagacgttttttaaaccttgataacttttttgtttgtcgtccgatttcatttaaattttcagggtgTATTGTAAATTAGATTAAGCTTTTAAGTCACAAAAAGATGAGAAATCGTAACTTCCGGGTTCGAGTTATCCccctttttcaatattttagggGCAATCGTTTCCGGACAAAGGCTCCAAAATGGTCCGTAGCAAATAATCCAAAGTTAGgaatctttaaaattgacacTTTGAGTGTTGTCCTCTGATTTGTGTATTTTAGTTTTTCCCAATTGTACCAGTTGAATTATATAatcgaaatttatgttttaaattgctTAGTTTTACTCATGTGTTTTCTTCTTGACTttatagtttgaaatattttataaatgcatATAGATCAAAAGTTGTGCATAAATTTAAGGGTTTCTTTTGAGACGAGAAAAAAGGGACTGGCTCCTTAAATAAGGGATCTAGGCGACTGGAAAGTCTTTGCAGTATAACTAAAAAACGATACATGCTAAGATAATGATGTTGCTGGAAAAGTTGTTCTTCATTATCTTATCAATCTAATTGCAATATAGTATTGTTTggatattgcgtaatatgagagttaaaagcttcacataaatacatgcatatccGCTTTCGTTTTGCTTATAGGGAATAGCTCCCTGTGCATAATAGTGTTTAAAACTCGCAGCTAATACTTTTCTTGTCTAAATATATCTCAAACTTATCACAGAGACATACCTTTATCTGTTTTACGAGAGGTCTCTTCAATACTCTGCAGTCTGGGGGATtacatttatacatagaaaatacGCATGAACTAATTTTCAAGAGttcaaattgattttctaaAGCCCTGATTGGTTAGAAGTTAAGGTCCATGTAGTGTGAAAATTACCTCCTatcaaaaattgtgaaaagtgACAATCCTGTCTCGACTTAAAGCTGTAACGGaggacctactcgttgcttgcAATGAGCTAGGCtctagtttatatatatatatatatatatatatatatatatatatatatatatatatatatatatatatatatatatatatatatatgttttgaattaaaGGCATTACTTTTGTTACCTTGTCTGAATCTTATATCATGATCTATAGTATTtatggaattaaaaatgaaaaccctgatcaattataataaaatagataaatattcatttttaggCCCATTAATTTTCTGGATGGCACATCTTACTCAGTTGCCAACGCAGCTGCATTTGGGTGTACCTTGGAACATATCCTTGTTTATCTGTTCTCTGGCAAAATATCAGTGAACAGATGGTTGGTGGGTAAGTAATgttttccaagatctaaaatAGTCCACCTCAAACCcatattatgtacaattgttATAATTATGCAATTATTACTTAGCATGAACAATGATATATTGTAAttccttttaaatttgatatttcagCTATAGTGTTGTTCCTTCTGACTTTCCTAGCCGCATTGGTGTTTTATCCCATTTTCGCTTGTTTGAATTCACCATCCAGAGTATTCGGTTCTCTTGTAGGATTTCTGTACACGTTCCTGTTGTAAGTTTTTTAACTAGTGAATAATTCAAcataattaaatcataaatactGAGCATTATCGTAATTAGGCCAAAATAAAGTCGAAAATGAGATTGGATCCTTTCACGATTTGCCTTGATTGACTTTTGGAAgaaattgtttgaaatgatGTAATGCACCACGCCGCTGGGATTAATTCCATAAACAATTCTTTCTCCACATGTCAAATGAATGCATTGATTTGTTACCttggatatttttttcagtaGTTCAACAATGATTGGATTGCATTGCAAAACTGTTCATAAGTTTCTCTGTAAGCAAAGTTCTGACTGAGGACCGACGTAGGACCTCTTGCATTATAAATGGCATTAACTACAATTGTTATATTTTGactatttttttccaaattgttGTAGATTATTAGTTTTGCTTGCAAGAGGCTATTTATGTGAAGAATCTGGTTGGGTAAGGAAAACAATTTTTGTAAGTTAACGTAGCCcacatttttgaataaaacatgataaaacTGTTAACAGTTCAAATTTATCCGTGTTTAATATGAGGgtgaatataaaatgtatattatatatacgtTTGATACcttaagataatttttttttatttttttgtggttGATATTAGTATTTGCCGTTTGTAAGTTCTTGAAtgtcattttttatgtttaaaacatgataaaactAGTTGTATTAATAAACATAAGTAATTTCATTCACATATtataaattttagatataaCCAAACCTgcacaaatttttgaaaaattgaatatttttgcatttgaaaTCTAACAACTGAGAAAGGGCTTGTTAATGTATCGGAGAGGAGAGGCTTATGATTCGCTTGATTTGAATGTATCAAATGTGTCTTGGAAATGCACTCGTCTTTTGCTTATATTTTTAGAATTGGGCTCTTCACGCTGTTACACTTGTCAGTGAAATCTACATCATGATTTTGTTTGTCTATCGATTTGTCACAGCCATCCTCAAAAAATCGAAATTTGTAAGAATATGTtggaatatgattttttttttaaagttctttgAACATTAATTGCTTTATCTATTTTGTTCTTGGTCAGTGAACTGTTCATAGTTTCTTTTTATCTAAATTTAGCACAAAGAACTCCTAGTAAAGATTGACCAAGTAATGCATGTTAAGGAACTTCTGGTGGCACCCAAATCAAAAATAGAGGGGAACGATATCAAGTATATTTTTACTTATGTGTCGGCATGTATCATATTGTCATGCCCTTTACTTTCcaataactctctctctctctctctctctctctctctctctctctctctttatctctctgtctctctgtctctctctgtctctctctgaaagaatgttattttgttaaaagaatcCATTTCAATTGACAAACTGTGCAGGAacttttatttctattaaattaaaaataaacattatgcATTTTTTAGTTGTAAACATTGATGAAGTATTTCTGCTCttacaatttctttattattaaaattattattggtTTGTTACTCAACCTGAGGCAATTTACTCAATGCATTTTATTTACAGACAAAGAATCATTACGTATTCAGAAACTGTTTTAGCAGAGGCAAAGCTATGTTGTCTTCACAAGAGCCTGTATCGGTGTACAACTCGAACTCTTGCTATCAATACCATTGTTTTGCTTGTGTTTTACTCGgtaattatatgatatttttctcttttattacTTCATTCTTTTAATATCTTATTTTCATTCTTGTATcagatatattaaatacaaatgtCACGTTTAATCACATTATGTGATAAATGAATGATTTTGTAGAATTTTCTATTGACGTTTCAACTTGGAGAAATAACGGAGAGTTCGTTATCGAAATGGGCGGCTCTTTACTCTACTCTCTCGTTAAATGGTTGCGAACAGATTAAAATTTTATCGGAAGTGATCAGAGgtaattttgtaattaaaaaatctcTATGAAGCACATCTGCCAGAATCTAAACAAGTAGCCCATGCACTACATTGTTCACTTGATCAACAATAGCCATAATAAATGAGCTTTCTGGagtcatataaaaatatttagacaatgtagtaaaataaatcctgtataaatatattttcaaactgttactaaaaaattcttttatttaacaTAACTGGGTGGTTTCATTGTCATCAGATATTGTGATGAAGATTGCAGTTTTCATGAAGACATTGAACGActgtttatataaatatgatctaatatcaaattttaccctTTGTGAGGCCCAGTAATACCCCAGGGAcaacaatgtaaacaattaagAATCAACAATTTTAAGACATGATACTTGTATACATTATGCcttttatattaacattttaaatctaCTTTACCTAATTAAAGGCGCTAGTTACATCTTTTCTGGCCGATCGGTTTTTGAGgaaaagatttttatagatttttctcTGTGTTTTCCTGTATAAGAATGTGATCTCTCTTCCGATCATTCCATCGATTTACTTTTACTTAGTAAACATTCTAAAGTTCTCAATTCCCACCAAAATGGCataccattttgaatattttacacCTGGCTGATTAGCAGGCTAGAGTCTGTTTTcacaaataaatgtatttgttatcaatAACCCGGGCATTTTTACATACAAACAAATAAAGATTGTATTTTTGGAAATGATAGAACATTATTGATAAAGTTACATTATTTAGATTAATACTAAAACAATATCTAAagagtaaaatgttaaattgcATATGGTATTCTAAaataatactacatgtaatattaactTTCTTTGTGGCTTTAAATAGTGTCCTTGATAGTCGGCAACATTCTGTCTGCTGTTTATCTAATAACCAACATGATCCTTATCTACCGGTCTCAGAGACAACATCTTATGAAAAGATGGAGAGGGGACAAATCTTTCATTCCCACTCAATGCAGACTTGATCACTCAGAAAAACTGGtaagagttaatttaacttacaGTGTAATGTATACTTATGCAATTTCGTATGCACTGGTATTTCTGAATAATTTTGTAGATTGTCTATAAAGCTATGAAAATATAGTTCCAAACTTTGAACAAACTTCTTTGAGTATGTatgtaatcattttttttaggtAAAAAATCTTATGTATGCAGGGCACCAGGTTTCATACCTTATTGGAGGTTTGTTGTTATCCGAAGACACTAATATAATTTGAGAACTGTTTTTTATTCCAAAGGGAGTTTTAAAAAAGACTGATGAATAATAGTGAATTAAACATTTAGGTAAACTGCATCTTTgttagccaagggttttcggtccactccgcTCCCTTATAAGCCTTTGGCAGATCTTATAACGAAAACTTGGTtacaagctccgttttatgattaaCTGCAGCTGCAAGTAGCTGATCCAATTGTAACGTTTAAAACAAGCTCTTATAAATAAATTCCAAACGGAACACACATGTGATCTCTGGTATAACATTTCGGGCTTCTAAAAAgttgagataaaaatgtttccCCCAAAGATGGTTTAACCGCTTTAAAAACTCTATATTTTATTTGGATTGTACtgagttttacaaacttgtAAAGGCTAGCGTGATACATTTATGTAgtatgggaagtaaacatggcgaatgtaaaAGTTGCCTATTCCATTGCTATAGGAGTCTTTGCTGATGGTTATTGCTTTTTCAGGTTTAATGAActctattttatttattttcttttgtcgACAATATTCACGACAATACTtggttttatggcatgaaagctttcatatatcACCGACTTTATAACTCCCTCCACTGGTCCATACAAACATTATAAATAAGACAGTCCTTGCTTTTTCTACATTTCATCTTAATTCTTAGTAAATAGCATCGTTGATGTTGTTCCAATACTCActaataaacaaatattcaaGTTGTATTTATGCCATGGCGTGTTAATAAACCATTGCTTCATTCGAATAAAATGTAAGTATGAAAAGGGGGCAACTCATGTTGTTCGCTAGACAGCGCCATTGCATCATTGAGTTTTCGTTATGAGATTTACCAAGGGTTT includes:
- the LOC128189315 gene encoding stimulated by retinoic acid gene 6 protein-like encodes the protein MQNETGNVSTTVAASPSNTELCKEYTNAIFFGFGMSPFAMVAILIISLFERRRYKSDICYGKPGLPLPINFLDGTSYSVANAAAFGCTLEHILVYLFSGKISVNRWLVAIVLFLLTFLAALVFYPIFACLNSPSRVFGSLVGFLYTFLLLLVLLARGYLCEESGWNWALHAVTLVSEIYIMILFVYRFVTAILKKSKFHKELLVKIDQVMHVKELLVAPKSKIEGNDIKQRIITYSETVLAEAKLCCLHKSLYRCTTRTLAINTIVLLVFYSNFLLTFQLGEITESSLSKWAALYSTLSLNGCEQIKILSEVIRVSLIVGNILSAVYLITNMILIYRSQRQHLMKRWRGDKSFIPTQCRLDHSEKLVKNLMYAGHQVSYLIGGYIFFQILVFVSCLLLSYFCILPIMKKVPEEFLIPLEFVLPGVIFLFVLRFILRFISSRVFLQNHYLSSDNGKHWERALALDNRRVYQNLSFFLFFYYILTGLYRCIFRVMTSICINTFYIARMDKPLLIPGFERFDIGYMTYLGFLEVELHQCHPVVVVCCDLLMKSVNHLSSNQETSLESPMDAHKRNIMSKIYTRKVRNKWQKMKTLILNQNLCKESKSNVSFQQPQQAKLNLVH